One stretch of Chryseobacterium sp. LJ668 DNA includes these proteins:
- a CDS encoding SAM-dependent methyltransferase, with protein MLFLIPAYLSENTPITHFSPVITEYIMHTDYFFVENEKTARKVIKFFAPAKKQSDLKLFLLDKYTENADIKEAQDRMLNGQDFGLLSEAGLPCIADPGNLIVKWCHEKNIRVIPISGPSSIILALISSGFNGQEFTFNGYLPIEKGEKKKRIQLLESELQKTGYTQIFMETPYRNNALFDDLCKFLSPNTKLCIAANINDAEHELIKTLSIKDWQKRKPELHKIPAVFVLGK; from the coding sequence ATGCTTTTCCTAATTCCCGCATACTTATCAGAAAATACTCCGATCACTCATTTTTCTCCAGTGATTACGGAATACATTATGCATACTGATTATTTTTTTGTGGAAAACGAAAAAACAGCAAGAAAAGTGATTAAATTTTTTGCGCCGGCGAAAAAGCAATCAGATTTAAAACTTTTTCTTTTAGATAAATATACTGAAAACGCCGATATCAAAGAAGCTCAGGACAGAATGCTGAATGGTCAGGATTTTGGTTTGCTTTCGGAAGCCGGTCTTCCGTGCATTGCAGATCCCGGTAACCTGATCGTAAAATGGTGCCACGAAAAAAACATAAGGGTAATTCCTATTTCAGGGCCCTCATCAATCATTTTAGCACTAATTTCAAGCGGTTTCAACGGGCAGGAATTTACTTTTAACGGTTATCTTCCAATAGAAAAAGGCGAAAAGAAAAAAAGAATTCAATTGTTAGAAAGCGAACTTCAGAAAACCGGCTATACCCAGATTTTTATGGAAACTCCCTACAGAAACAATGCACTTTTCGACGATTTGTGTAAATTTCTTTCCCCGAATACTAAACTTTGTATTGCGGCAAACATCAATGATGCAGAACATGAATTGATTAAGACATTGAGTATAAAAGACTGGCAGAAACGAAAGCCGGAACTGCATAAAATTCCAGCGGTGTTTGTGCTCGGGAAGTAA
- a CDS encoding DUF4349 domain-containing protein: MKNIIFVLFCIVLFNCNKSEAVADESVSAMTVIEDENSAAPLDNKTDASVVLQDKAVEISEQDSTSKKGNIISKKIIKNGEMEIQVDEIKKAHQKINEIIKNNTAYIQTERFSNNDTAENLNLTIRVPHQNFDALINSFSDGVGSILSKNISSDDVTEEYTDVSIKLTNKKIYLEKYRDMLRSAKTTKDMLEIQENIRELEDEIDVSEGRLRYIDDRVDYSTLNLNLYKEKVRSSATSKIGFGSRFGDSVTEGWNSFVAFFLGLISLWPFLLLIPIIIVIWKKWRKNRRKI; the protein is encoded by the coding sequence ATAAATCCGAAGCTGTTGCAGATGAATCTGTAAGCGCAATGACCGTCATCGAAGATGAAAATTCAGCAGCCCCATTGGATAATAAAACCGATGCATCGGTCGTGCTTCAGGATAAAGCAGTAGAAATTTCTGAACAAGATTCAACATCTAAAAAAGGCAATATCATTTCTAAAAAAATTATTAAAAATGGTGAAATGGAAATTCAGGTGGATGAAATTAAAAAGGCGCATCAAAAGATTAATGAAATTATAAAAAACAATACAGCCTATATTCAAACCGAGCGTTTTAGCAATAATGATACTGCCGAAAATTTAAATTTAACCATTCGGGTTCCGCACCAGAATTTTGATGCACTGATTAATTCATTTTCTGATGGGGTGGGCTCAATCTTATCAAAAAACATTTCTTCAGATGATGTAACAGAAGAATATACAGATGTTTCTATAAAATTAACCAACAAGAAAATTTATCTTGAGAAATACCGTGATATGCTAAGAAGTGCGAAAACAACGAAAGATATGCTGGAAATTCAGGAAAATATCCGTGAACTGGAAGATGAAATTGATGTCTCTGAAGGCAGACTCCGTTATATTGATGATAGAGTCGATTACAGCACATTAAATTTAAATCTTTACAAAGAAAAAGTGCGAAGTTCAGCAACTTCAAAGATCGGCTTCGGAAGCCGGTTTGGAGATTCTGTTACTGAAGGTTGGAATAGTTTTGTCGCATTTTTTTTGGGTCTCATTTCTCTCTGGCCATTTTTACTGTTGATTCCTATAATTATTGTCATCTGGAAAAAGTGGCGAAAAAACAGAAGGAAAATCTAA